In the genome of Rhodoferax sp. BAB1, one region contains:
- a CDS encoding shikimate dehydrogenase — protein sequence MATDKPYTLAGVMGWPVAHSRSPAIHNHWIRQHGLNGSYVLLPVQPDRLGDAVRGLRALGFAGCNITIPHKVAAMALMDRIDPLAARIGAINTIVVEADGTLAGYNNDAYGFIQSLLDAQPDWRADAGPVTVLGAGGAARAILVALAERGAKEIRLCNRSMDKAQALAAEFGAPIRALPWDQRDDALDGCALLVNSTSLGMKGQDPLVLSLDRLPRHALVCDAIYIPLETPLLAAARQRGNATVNGLGMLLNQARPAFQRWFGVTPELTPELRRLIEATL from the coding sequence ATGGCAACTGACAAACCCTACACACTGGCCGGCGTGATGGGCTGGCCGGTGGCGCATTCGCGCTCACCCGCCATCCACAACCACTGGATCCGCCAGCATGGCCTCAACGGCAGCTACGTGCTGCTGCCCGTCCAGCCGGACCGCCTGGGCGACGCCGTGCGCGGCCTGCGCGCCCTGGGCTTTGCCGGCTGCAACATCACCATCCCGCACAAGGTGGCGGCCATGGCACTGATGGACCGCATCGACCCGCTGGCCGCACGCATTGGCGCCATCAACACCATCGTCGTCGAAGCCGACGGCACGCTCGCCGGCTACAACAACGACGCCTATGGTTTCATCCAGAGCCTGCTGGACGCGCAGCCGGACTGGCGCGCCGATGCCGGCCCCGTCACCGTGCTGGGCGCGGGCGGCGCAGCGCGCGCCATCCTGGTGGCACTGGCCGAACGCGGGGCGAAGGAGATCCGCCTGTGCAACCGCAGCATGGACAAGGCCCAGGCCCTGGCCGCCGAGTTCGGCGCGCCCATCCGGGCCCTGCCCTGGGACCAGCGCGACGACGCCCTGGACGGCTGCGCCCTGCTGGTGAACAGCACCAGCCTGGGCATGAAGGGACAGGACCCGCTGGTCTTGTCGCTCGACCGGCTGCCCCGGCACGCGCTGGTGTGCGACGCCATCTACATCCCGCTGGAAACGCCGCTGCTGGCCGCCGCGCGCCAGCGTGGCAACGCCACCGTCAACGGCCTGGGCATGCTGCTGAACCAGGCCCGCCCGGCCTTCCAGCGCTGGTTCGGGGTCACGCCCGAGCTGACGCCGGAACTGCGGCGTTTGATCGAAGCCACGCTCTGA
- a CDS encoding metal-dependent hydrolase: MRTPLLRLFTVLASGLLLAACALTPPPAAPGAAQAKAELLWLGQSTFRLTTPSGKVIVTDPWLRPNPKTPAEYKDLAKLGKVDLILVTHGHGDHIADAPDLALMNKARVIAPGDLNMVLNTLGVLPPELTPRMNKSGTIVPFPDVPGLKITMVKAEHSSLFAWKNPATGKIESHYGGEPVGFIIELENGQKIYHMGDTGLFGDMKFIGEYYKPDVLLIPIGGNFTTAPVDAAYATREFLKPRFAIPMHYGTNPLNRGTPEQYMQALGQTNTKVVPLQPGEKFSF; the protein is encoded by the coding sequence ATGCGCACGCCCCTGCTCCGTCTGTTTACCGTGCTGGCCAGCGGCCTGCTGCTGGCCGCCTGTGCCCTCACCCCGCCGCCGGCCGCGCCTGGTGCGGCCCAGGCCAAGGCCGAACTGCTCTGGCTGGGCCAGTCCACCTTCCGCCTGACCACGCCCAGCGGCAAGGTCATCGTGACCGACCCCTGGTTGCGCCCCAACCCCAAGACACCGGCCGAGTACAAGGATCTGGCCAAGCTGGGCAAGGTGGACCTGATCCTCGTCACCCATGGCCACGGCGACCACATCGCCGACGCCCCGGACCTGGCCCTGATGAACAAGGCGCGGGTCATCGCCCCGGGCGACCTGAACATGGTGCTCAACACCCTGGGCGTGCTGCCGCCCGAGCTGACGCCGCGCATGAACAAGAGCGGCACGATCGTGCCCTTCCCCGATGTGCCGGGCCTGAAAATCACCATGGTCAAGGCCGAGCACTCCTCGCTCTTTGCCTGGAAAAACCCCGCCACCGGCAAGATCGAATCGCACTACGGCGGTGAGCCGGTGGGTTTCATCATCGAGCTGGAGAACGGCCAGAAGATCTACCACATGGGTGACACGGGCCTGTTCGGCGACATGAAGTTCATCGGCGAGTACTACAAGCCCGACGTGCTGCTGATCCCCATCGGCGGCAACTTCACCACCGCGCCGGTTGATGCCGCCTACGCCACGCGGGAATTCCTCAAGCCGCGTTTTGCCATCCCCATGCACTACGGCACCAATCCGCTGAACCGCGGAACGCCTGAGCAATACATGCAGGCCCTGGGTCAGACAAACACCAAGGTGGTGCCGCTGCAGCCTGGCGAGAAGTTCAGTTTCTGA
- a CDS encoding tripartite tricarboxylate transporter substrate binding protein has product MNLLNRRALVAVLAATLASAGWAQSFPSKPLKIIVPFGAGGVADLTARTVGQKLSQTLGQPVVIENKPGAGGVGAADTVAKSAPDGYTLLLMSNASAVTATLFNKLPYDTVKDFTPVSTLGFFDIAVVTATESKFKTLGEVLAYAKANPGKLNVGSINIGSTQNLAAELFKSNSGMDMQIVPFNGTPAVVNALRGGQIDVAVEIVSPIMGQIKGGALRALAITDTTRSALLPDVPTTKEAGLPNYQASSWNALAVPSGTPKDVVARLHREIAAAISDPEVSKKLRDLNIEPRASTPEQTQAFLQSEIKRWGDVIVKANIPRQ; this is encoded by the coding sequence ATGAACCTGCTGAATCGCCGCGCCCTCGTGGCCGTGCTGGCTGCCACCTTGGCCAGCGCTGGCTGGGCCCAGTCCTTCCCGAGCAAGCCCCTCAAGATCATCGTCCCCTTTGGCGCCGGTGGTGTGGCCGACCTGACGGCCCGCACCGTGGGCCAGAAGCTGAGCCAGACCCTGGGCCAGCCGGTCGTGATCGAGAACAAGCCGGGTGCCGGCGGCGTCGGCGCTGCCGACACCGTGGCCAAGTCGGCACCGGATGGCTACACGCTGCTGCTGATGTCCAACGCCAGCGCCGTCACCGCCACGCTGTTCAACAAGCTGCCCTATGACACGGTCAAGGACTTCACGCCCGTCAGCACCCTGGGTTTCTTCGACATCGCTGTCGTGACCGCCACCGAATCGAAGTTCAAGACCCTGGGTGAAGTGCTGGCCTACGCCAAGGCCAATCCCGGCAAGCTGAACGTGGGCAGCATCAACATCGGCAGCACCCAGAACCTGGCGGCCGAGCTGTTCAAGTCCAATTCAGGCATGGACATGCAGATCGTGCCCTTCAACGGCACGCCCGCGGTCGTCAATGCCCTGCGCGGCGGCCAGATTGACGTGGCCGTCGAGATCGTCTCGCCCATCATGGGCCAGATCAAGGGCGGCGCCCTGCGTGCCCTGGCCATCACCGACACCACGCGTTCGGCCCTGCTGCCTGACGTTCCGACCACCAAGGAAGCGGGCCTGCCCAACTACCAGGCCTCGTCCTGGAATGCGCTGGCTGTTCCCTCGGGCACCCCGAAGGACGTGGTCGCCCGCCTGCACCGCGAGATCGCGGCCGCAATCAGCGATCCCGAGGTCAGCAAGAAGCTGCGTGACCTGAACATCGAGCCCCGTGCCAGCACGCCCGAGCAGACCCAGGCTTTCCTGCAGAGCGAAATCAAGCGCTGGGGTGATGTGATCGTCAAGGCGAACATTCCGCGCCAGTAA
- a CDS encoding ABC transporter ATP-binding protein produces the protein MAELLKVEQLSAGYGEAVVLHDVSVALPQGQTLALLGRNGTGKTTFMNTLAGATRQHGGSITFDGVALHKVPLHLRAKAGIGWVPQERNIFKSLTVDENLTAVARPGPWTPARAYEMFPRLAERKTNLGTQLSGGEQQMLAVARALVLNPKLLLLDEPLEGLAPIIVQELLRAIRRITREEGLSAIIVEQHPQAILAISDVAAVLDRGTVVHSGTAQSLLDQPELLDRLLGVAR, from the coding sequence ATGGCTGAACTGCTCAAGGTTGAACAACTGAGCGCGGGCTACGGCGAAGCCGTGGTGCTGCACGACGTTTCCGTCGCGCTGCCCCAGGGCCAGACCCTGGCGCTGCTGGGCCGCAACGGCACCGGCAAGACTACCTTCATGAACACCCTGGCCGGCGCCACGCGCCAGCACGGCGGCAGCATCACCTTCGACGGCGTGGCCCTGCACAAGGTGCCGCTGCACCTGCGCGCCAAGGCCGGCATCGGCTGGGTGCCGCAGGAACGCAATATCTTCAAGTCGCTCACGGTGGACGAGAACCTCACCGCCGTGGCCCGCCCCGGCCCGTGGACGCCGGCGCGCGCCTACGAGATGTTCCCGCGCCTGGCCGAACGCAAGACTAACCTGGGCACCCAGCTCTCGGGCGGCGAGCAGCAGATGCTGGCCGTGGCCCGTGCCCTGGTGCTCAATCCCAAGCTGCTGCTGCTGGACGAGCCGCTCGAAGGCCTGGCCCCCATCATCGTGCAGGAACTGCTGCGCGCCATCCGCCGCATCACCCGCGAGGAGGGCCTCTCGGCCATCATCGTGGAGCAGCATCCGCAGGCCATCCTGGCCATCTCGGACGTGGCGGCCGTGCTGGACCGCGGCACCGTGGTGCACTCGGGCACGGCGCAATCGCTGCTGGACCAGCCCGAGTTGCTCGATCGTCTGCTGGGCGTGGCGCGCTGA
- a CDS encoding ABC transporter ATP-binding protein, with translation MSSPEIVLSAQNLVKRFGGITATGNVSLDLHKGARHALIGPNGAGKTTLINLLTGVLEPTEGRILLEGQDITDLAPHQRVRRGMVRTFQINQLFDTLTPLETLALTVSQHSGLGTRWWQPLGKRPQVVERCEQLLEQFHLTEVMNQKTNVLAYGKRRLLEIAIALACEPRVLLLDEPVAGVPAGEREELLQTVAALPADVSVLLIEHDMDLVFSFAKRMTVLVNGTVLTEGDPDTIANDPQVKAVYLGHGEEMAHG, from the coding sequence ATGAGTTCTCCTGAAATCGTTCTCTCCGCGCAGAACCTGGTCAAGCGCTTCGGCGGCATCACCGCCACCGGCAACGTCAGCCTGGACTTGCACAAGGGCGCGCGCCATGCGCTGATCGGCCCCAACGGCGCCGGCAAGACCACGCTGATCAACCTGCTGACCGGCGTGCTCGAGCCCACCGAAGGTCGCATCCTGCTCGAAGGGCAGGACATCACCGATCTGGCACCGCACCAGCGCGTGCGCCGCGGCATGGTGCGCACCTTCCAGATCAACCAGCTCTTCGACACGCTCACGCCGCTGGAGACGCTGGCACTGACCGTCTCGCAGCACAGCGGCCTGGGCACGCGCTGGTGGCAGCCTCTGGGCAAGCGCCCGCAGGTGGTGGAGCGTTGCGAGCAGCTGCTTGAGCAGTTCCACCTGACCGAGGTGATGAACCAGAAGACCAATGTGCTGGCCTACGGCAAGCGCCGCCTGCTGGAAATCGCCATCGCCCTGGCCTGCGAGCCGCGCGTGCTGCTGCTCGACGAGCCGGTGGCCGGCGTGCCCGCCGGCGAGCGCGAGGAACTGCTGCAGACCGTGGCAGCCCTGCCGGCCGATGTGTCGGTGCTCCTGATCGAACATGACATGGACCTCGTTTTCAGTTTTGCCAAGCGCATGACCGTGCTGGTCAACGGCACCGTGCTCACCGAGGGCGACCCCGACACCATTGCCAACGACCCGCAGGTCAAGGCCGTGTACCTGGGCCACGGCGAGGAGATGGCCCATGGCTGA
- a CDS encoding branched-chain amino acid ABC transporter permease: MKNAMQSLFDLQRWKPWEPVLWLLALASPWLLSTHALIINEIAIVALFAVSLDLILGYAGIVSLGHAAFFGMGAYAAALFAKLVMPDPLVGLLFAIAVSTLLGAVCSLTIMRGTDLTRLMVTMGVAMILMELANKLDITGGADGLQGVIMGPLLGRFEFDLQGQTAAWYSISVLLLLFVLARRLVHSPLGGTLKALRDNRLRAMAIGIPVTSRLAVIYTIAAGVAGAAGGLMAQTTSFASVDLFAFDRSADLMLLVVIGGTGWLYGGVAGAIVFKVMQDWISSITPQYWTFWIGLFLVVLMLVGRDRLIRPQTWFGGKKS, translated from the coding sequence ATGAAAAACGCAATGCAGTCCCTGTTTGACCTGCAGCGCTGGAAGCCATGGGAGCCCGTCCTGTGGCTGCTGGCCCTGGCCTCGCCCTGGCTCTTGTCCACCCATGCCCTCATCATCAATGAGATCGCCATCGTCGCGCTGTTCGCTGTTTCCCTGGACCTGATCCTGGGCTACGCGGGCATCGTGTCGCTCGGCCATGCGGCCTTCTTCGGCATGGGCGCCTACGCTGCGGCCCTCTTCGCCAAGCTGGTCATGCCCGACCCGCTGGTGGGCCTGCTCTTCGCCATCGCCGTGTCCACCCTGCTGGGCGCCGTGTGCTCGCTGACCATCATGCGTGGCACCGACCTCACGCGCCTCATGGTGACCATGGGCGTGGCCATGATCCTGATGGAGCTGGCCAACAAGCTGGACATCACCGGCGGCGCCGATGGCCTGCAAGGCGTGATCATGGGCCCGCTGCTCGGCCGCTTCGAATTCGACCTCCAGGGCCAGACGGCTGCCTGGTATTCCATCAGCGTGCTGCTGCTGCTGTTCGTGCTGGCACGCCGGCTGGTGCACTCGCCGCTGGGCGGCACACTCAAGGCCCTGCGTGACAATCGTTTGCGCGCCATGGCCATCGGCATTCCGGTGACCTCGCGCCTGGCCGTGATCTATACCATCGCCGCCGGCGTGGCCGGCGCGGCCGGTGGCCTGATGGCGCAGACCACGAGTTTTGCCTCGGTGGACCTGTTTGCTTTCGACCGCTCGGCCGACCTCATGCTGCTGGTGGTCATTGGCGGCACCGGCTGGCTGTATGGCGGCGTGGCCGGCGCCATCGTGTTCAAGGTCATGCAGGACTGGATCTCTTCCATCACCCCGCAGTACTGGACCTTCTGGATCGGCCTCTTCCTGGTGGTACTGATGCTGGTCGGTCGGGACCGCCTGATCCGTCCCCAAACCTGGTTCGGGGGCAAGAAATCATGA
- a CDS encoding branched-chain amino acid ABC transporter permease, whose protein sequence is MLTILFDGIAYGMLLFILAVGLSVTMGLMNFINLAHGAFAMVGGYATVLLMQRYDVPFLVCLPVAFVGVALLGAVLERTLYRPMYSRPHLDQVLFSIGLTFMAVASMDFFMTSSQQIIHLPEWLKGRTEIGEGSWMLGMGHYRLFIIAICAALTIGLQYILAKTRFGSRLRASVDDQRVAAGLGINVNIVFLLTFAVGSGLAGLGGALGAEVLGMDPTFPLKNMIYFLIVVAVGGTSSITGPLLAALLLGIADVAGKYYIPRFGAFIVYFLMIVILIWRPQGLFVRKGGKA, encoded by the coding sequence ATGCTGACGATTCTGTTTGACGGCATTGCCTACGGCATGCTGCTGTTTATCCTGGCGGTCGGCCTGTCCGTGACCATGGGTCTGATGAACTTCATCAACCTGGCCCACGGCGCCTTCGCCATGGTGGGAGGCTACGCCACCGTGCTGCTGATGCAGCGCTATGACGTGCCCTTCCTCGTGTGTCTGCCGGTGGCCTTCGTGGGCGTGGCCCTGCTGGGCGCCGTGCTGGAGCGCACGCTCTACCGCCCCATGTACAGCCGGCCGCACCTGGACCAGGTGCTGTTCTCCATCGGGCTGACCTTCATGGCCGTGGCGTCCATGGACTTCTTCATGACCTCCAGCCAGCAGATCATCCATCTGCCCGAGTGGCTCAAGGGGCGCACCGAGATTGGTGAGGGCTCCTGGATGCTGGGCATGGGGCACTACCGTCTTTTCATCATCGCCATCTGTGCGGCGCTGACCATCGGCCTGCAGTACATCCTGGCGAAAACCCGTTTCGGCAGCCGCCTGCGCGCCTCGGTCGATGACCAGCGCGTGGCCGCCGGCCTGGGCATCAACGTCAACATCGTGTTCCTGCTGACCTTCGCAGTCGGTTCCGGCCTGGCCGGCCTGGGTGGCGCACTGGGCGCCGAGGTGCTGGGCATGGACCCGACCTTCCCGCTGAAGAACATGATCTATTTCCTGATCGTCGTGGCGGTCGGCGGCACGTCCTCCATCACCGGACCGCTGCTGGCAGCCCTGCTGCTGGGCATTGCCGACGTGGCCGGCAAGTACTACATTCCGCGCTTCGGCGCCTTCATCGTCTACTTCCTGATGATCGTCATCCTGATCTGGCGCCCGCAGGGCCTGTTCGTGCGCAAGGGGGGCAAGGCATGA
- a CDS encoding ABC transporter substrate-binding protein codes for MKKRVFLSASVLAMAAVSSSAVLAQDNTFKIGLILPMTGQQASTGRQIEAAAKLYMAQHGDTVGGKKVQLIVKDDTSVPDVTKRLAQELVVNDKVNVLAGFGITPSAFATAPIATQSKTPMVVMAAGTSSITQSSPYIVRTSFTLAQSSVAMADWAVAKGGIKKVVTLVSDYGPGHDAEKFFKDRYLFNGGTVVDTLRVPMRNPDFAPFLQKVRDAKPDGLFVFVPSGAGAAVMKQFLERGMDKAGIKLIGPGDITDDDQLNDMGDGALGVVTSHFYSAHHPSATNKKFVEAFKKANKGMRPNFMAVGGYDGMRVIYEALKATKGQGGGDALLAAMKGQVWESPRGPMFIDAQTRDVVHNIYLRKVEKVGGELHNVEFDVIKDVKDPGKTK; via the coding sequence ATGAAAAAACGTGTGTTTCTGAGCGCATCCGTGCTGGCCATGGCAGCGGTTTCGTCCTCGGCCGTGCTGGCCCAGGACAACACCTTCAAGATCGGCCTGATCCTGCCCATGACCGGTCAGCAGGCTTCCACCGGCCGCCAGATCGAAGCGGCAGCCAAGCTCTACATGGCCCAGCATGGCGACACCGTCGGCGGCAAGAAGGTCCAGCTGATCGTCAAGGACGACACCAGCGTGCCCGACGTGACCAAGCGTCTGGCCCAGGAACTGGTGGTCAACGACAAGGTTAACGTGCTGGCCGGCTTCGGCATCACGCCCTCGGCCTTTGCCACCGCGCCCATCGCCACCCAGTCCAAGACCCCCATGGTGGTGATGGCCGCCGGTACGTCCAGCATCACCCAGTCCTCGCCCTACATCGTGCGCACCAGCTTCACGCTGGCACAGTCTTCGGTGGCCATGGCCGACTGGGCGGTTGCCAAGGGCGGCATCAAGAAGGTCGTGACCCTGGTCAGCGACTACGGCCCCGGCCACGATGCCGAGAAGTTCTTCAAGGACCGCTACCTCTTCAACGGTGGTACCGTCGTGGACACCCTGCGCGTGCCCATGCGCAACCCCGACTTCGCCCCTTTCCTGCAGAAGGTGCGTGACGCCAAGCCCGATGGCCTCTTCGTCTTCGTGCCCTCGGGCGCCGGTGCGGCCGTCATGAAGCAGTTCCTGGAGCGCGGCATGGACAAGGCCGGCATCAAGCTGATCGGCCCGGGCGACATCACCGATGACGACCAGCTCAACGACATGGGCGACGGCGCCCTGGGTGTGGTCACCTCGCACTTCTATTCGGCCCACCACCCCTCGGCCACCAACAAGAAGTTTGTCGAAGCCTTCAAGAAGGCCAACAAGGGCATGCGCCCGAACTTCATGGCCGTCGGCGGTTATGACGGCATGCGCGTGATCTACGAAGCGCTCAAGGCCACCAAGGGCCAGGGCGGCGGCGATGCCCTGCTGGCGGCCATGAAGGGCCAGGTCTGGGAAAGCCCGCGCGGCCCCATGTTCATCGACGCGCAGACCCGTGACGTCGTGCACAACATCTACCTGCGCAAGGTGGAGAAGGTGGGCGGCGAACTGCACAACGTGGAATTTGACGTGATCAAGGACGTCAAGGACCCGGGCAAGACCAAGTGA
- a CDS encoding ABC transporter substrate-binding protein codes for MMRLHKAAARRAAVLLLGFTALLGGLSGAWAQDIVIGQIGPFSGLPAPDAPQLNQGAKAYFAQLNKAGGINGRKVAFFELDDTYKPDGFVAAFEQAMQRKPVALISPVGSASLQRMFADKLLDKHDVVIMNAVPGAEPFRSPGHPRLFHVRAGDKQQIEKIVNHARTLGIVKLAVLHQDIPMGTGGVKVVADEAARLTGMEIKGYQSVFKPEEQAKAAEEVFKYNPQGVIVIGAPPFSAGGVAALRKAGVTQSVFILADTAPGMLARVAGVDLARGVGISQIYPNPNGRTKTLVREFQLAMQAAYPDVKSYAAFHMEGYLSARILGEGLKRVKGEITSAALAKSLHAMGELDFDGYRIDFSKGNTGSRFVDIAVMDHEGRLRY; via the coding sequence ATGATGCGACTACACAAAGCGGCAGCCAGGCGTGCTGCCGTCCTGCTGTTGGGCTTCACGGCGCTGCTGGGCGGCCTGTCGGGGGCCTGGGCCCAGGACATCGTGATCGGCCAGATCGGTCCTTTCTCGGGCCTGCCGGCGCCCGATGCACCGCAACTCAACCAGGGTGCCAAGGCCTACTTTGCCCAGCTCAACAAGGCCGGCGGCATCAACGGGCGCAAGGTCGCCTTCTTCGAACTCGACGATACCTACAAGCCTGACGGTTTCGTGGCCGCGTTCGAGCAGGCCATGCAGCGCAAGCCGGTGGCGCTGATCTCTCCGGTCGGTTCGGCCTCGCTGCAGCGCATGTTCGCCGACAAGCTGCTCGACAAGCATGATGTCGTCATCATGAACGCCGTGCCGGGCGCGGAGCCCTTCCGCAGTCCCGGTCACCCGCGCCTGTTCCACGTGCGGGCCGGCGACAAGCAGCAGATCGAGAAGATCGTGAACCACGCCCGCACCCTGGGCATCGTCAAGCTGGCCGTCCTGCACCAGGACATCCCGATGGGAACGGGGGGCGTCAAGGTGGTGGCCGACGAGGCGGCCCGCCTCACGGGCATGGAGATCAAAGGCTACCAGTCCGTCTTCAAGCCGGAAGAGCAGGCCAAGGCGGCCGAGGAGGTCTTCAAATACAACCCCCAGGGTGTCATCGTGATCGGTGCGCCGCCCTTTTCCGCAGGCGGCGTGGCGGCCTTGCGCAAGGCCGGGGTCACGCAATCCGTCTTCATCCTGGCCGATACGGCGCCTGGCATGCTGGCCCGGGTGGCGGGCGTCGACCTGGCGCGCGGTGTCGGCATTTCCCAGATCTATCCCAACCCCAATGGCCGGACCAAGACCCTGGTGCGCGAGTTCCAGCTGGCCATGCAGGCGGCCTATCCGGACGTGAAGAGTTACGCGGCCTTCCATATGGAGGGTTATCTCTCGGCGCGCATCCTGGGCGAGGGCTTGAAGCGCGTCAAGGGCGAGATCACTTCGGCGGCGCTGGCCAAGAGCCTGCACGCCATGGGCGAGCTCGACTTCGACGGCTACCGCATCGATTTCTCCAAGGGCAATACGGGCAGCCGTTTTGTCGATATCGCCGTGATGGACCACGAAGGCCGGCTGCGTTATTAA
- a CDS encoding 5-methyltetrahydropteroyltriglutamate--homocysteine S-methyltransferase — protein sequence MTLRTTPPFRADHVGSFLRPKYLLEAREQKAKGEITAEQLRKVEDKAITEIVKFQEDVGLQSITDGEFRRTYFHIDFLEQLGGVKTDIPVAVLRPDGVKELAPPVMRVIDKVRHLKDIQRADFEYLKSQIAPGRGSVAKVTIPSPTMLHFRGGRAGISKEHYPELEPAFYDDVAKAYGDELHSLAAAGCTYVQMDDTNLAYLCDDKMREAARQRGDDPNELPHRYAKFINKVVAQKPAGMTLAMHLCRGNFKSTHAAAGNYEPVAEALLKEMNLDAYFLEYDDERSGDFRPLRYLAPGKIVVLGLVTTKFGKLETKDELKRRIDEAAKYVAMDQLCLSPQCGFSSTVHGNDIAVEDQRAKLRLVVETAQEVWGSA from the coding sequence ATGACGCTACGCACCACGCCCCCGTTTCGCGCCGATCACGTCGGCAGTTTCCTGCGCCCCAAGTACCTGCTGGAAGCGCGCGAGCAGAAAGCCAAGGGGGAGATCACGGCCGAGCAGTTGCGCAAGGTCGAGGACAAGGCCATCACCGAGATCGTGAAGTTCCAGGAGGACGTCGGCCTGCAGAGCATCACCGACGGCGAGTTCCGTCGCACCTATTTCCACATTGACTTCCTGGAGCAGCTCGGCGGCGTCAAGACCGACATCCCGGTCGCCGTGCTCCGACCCGATGGCGTCAAGGAACTGGCCCCGCCCGTGATGCGTGTGATCGACAAGGTGCGCCATCTCAAGGACATCCAGCGCGCCGACTTCGAATACCTCAAGAGCCAGATCGCCCCGGGCCGCGGTTCCGTGGCCAAGGTCACCATCCCCTCGCCCACCATGCTGCACTTCCGTGGCGGCCGCGCCGGCATCAGCAAGGAGCACTACCCTGAGCTGGAACCCGCGTTCTACGACGACGTGGCCAAGGCCTACGGCGATGAACTGCACTCGCTGGCCGCGGCCGGCTGTACCTACGTGCAGATGGACGACACCAACCTGGCCTACCTGTGCGACGACAAGATGCGCGAGGCTGCCCGCCAGCGCGGTGACGACCCCAACGAACTGCCGCACCGCTACGCCAAGTTCATCAACAAGGTGGTGGCGCAGAAACCCGCCGGCATGACCCTGGCCATGCACCTGTGCCGCGGCAATTTCAAGAGCACGCACGCTGCCGCCGGCAATTACGAGCCAGTGGCCGAGGCCCTGCTCAAGGAAATGAACCTGGACGCCTATTTCCTGGAATACGACGACGAACGCAGCGGCGACTTCCGCCCCCTGCGCTATCTCGCGCCGGGCAAGATCGTGGTGCTGGGCCTGGTGACCACCAAGTTCGGCAAGCTGGAAACCAAGGACGAGCTCAAGCGCCGCATCGACGAGGCCGCCAAGTACGTTGCGATGGACCAGCTCTGCCTGTCACCGCAGTGCGGCTTCTCCAGCACGGTGCACGGCAATGACATCGCGGTGGAAGACCAGCGCGCCAAGCTGCGCCTGGTGGTGGAAACGGCCCAGGAGGTCTGGGGCAGCGCCTGA
- a CDS encoding late competence development ComFB family protein, giving the protein MISNFEQVHNYYERLVFEEVLRRAPRWATMTPDMLADVACVALNRLPARYVRHDVDLMFYLTEHERHAIELSLEAALDFAYNFVKDRSAKGGA; this is encoded by the coding sequence ATGATCAGCAATTTCGAGCAGGTCCACAACTACTACGAACGCCTGGTGTTCGAGGAAGTGCTGCGCCGTGCCCCGCGCTGGGCCACCATGACGCCCGACATGCTGGCCGACGTGGCCTGCGTGGCCCTGAACCGCCTGCCCGCACGTTATGTGCGGCATGACGTGGACCTGATGTTCTACCTGACCGAGCACGAGCGCCATGCCATCGAACTCTCGCTCGAGGCAGCGCTGGACTTCGCCTACAACTTCGTCAAGGACCGCTCGGCCAAGGGCGGCGCATAA